The following are encoded together in the Nocardioides sp. Arc9.136 genome:
- a CDS encoding DUF3558 family protein: MSRRPVAGPLLPLLVLALAAAGCSSDEPAESSASPHGGSTATSGASADPPSWNPCDDLTPAEVGRLLGEEVTEETGDPGAMRCTYVPVAEGGPTLDLNYLWFDGSFEDAWDTIGEVAGDVQDLDLPSADAARTVTQVTDDAVAVTGFVQTRGLIESVNAIALDPADRTRLVRATRGVLARLSERAPERAAD, from the coding sequence ATGAGCCGCCGACCCGTCGCCGGGCCCCTGCTGCCCCTGCTGGTCCTGGCGCTCGCCGCCGCCGGGTGCTCCTCCGACGAGCCCGCGGAGTCGTCGGCCTCGCCCCACGGCGGCAGCACGGCGACGTCCGGCGCGTCCGCCGACCCGCCCTCGTGGAACCCGTGCGACGACCTCACCCCCGCCGAGGTCGGTCGGCTGCTCGGCGAGGAGGTGACCGAGGAGACCGGAGACCCCGGCGCGATGCGCTGCACCTACGTGCCGGTCGCCGAGGGCGGGCCGACGCTGGACCTGAACTACCTGTGGTTCGACGGGTCCTTCGAGGACGCGTGGGACACCATCGGCGAGGTCGCCGGTGACGTGCAGGACCTCGACCTGCCCAGCGCCGACGCCGCGCGCACCGTCACCCAGGTCACCGACGACGCCGTCGCGGTCACCGGGTTCGTCCAGACGCGCGGCCTGATCGAGTCGGTCAACGCCATCGCGCTCGACCCCGCCGACCGCACGCGCCTGGTCCGCGCCACCCGCGGCGTCCTCGCGCGCCTCTCCGAGCGGGCTCCGGAGCGCGCGGCCGACTGA